From a single bacterium genomic region:
- a CDS encoding immunity 42 family protein, which translates to MIIGDVQVFAIELTPERPMGGFGLPGTASYWVAGHRLAGSDDSCYLLETLGNLEDILVYSQKRESHDLFLLSEDSLANILAEGLYGESAPDFSGLPSQLKDENWYRFSLSLPSLASDRCFTFMVTCEGRARLLVVDIDFTWCRTCAASADQIESVLERAFEQLSAWKAEYEQILKPEDVPEPVDAQRVYETTAIRAEDMCSWWGVNGHGQVYKYELQPNGRVRFVEVVQPNHIPESVREEFREILGGNDQEASPSC; encoded by the coding sequence ATGATAATTGGTGATGTGCAAGTCTTCGCAATCGAGCTGACCCCGGAGAGGCCAATGGGAGGCTTTGGCCTCCCAGGAACTGCCAGTTACTGGGTTGCGGGTCATCGACTGGCAGGAAGTGACGATTCCTGCTATCTTCTGGAGACCCTGGGCAACCTGGAGGATATCCTTGTATACTCACAGAAGAGGGAATCTCATGACCTGTTTCTCTTATCCGAGGATTCATTGGCCAATATCCTCGCTGAGGGACTCTATGGTGAATCAGCTCCTGATTTCTCAGGTCTTCCCAGCCAGCTGAAAGACGAGAACTGGTACAGATTCAGTCTGTCTCTCCCCAGTTTAGCTTCAGATCGCTGTTTTACCTTCATGGTGACCTGCGAAGGGCGGGCGAGGCTACTTGTGGTGGATATCGATTTCACTTGGTGCAGAACTTGTGCCGCGAGTGCAGATCAGATAGAATCGGTCCTTGAGCGCGCTTTTGAGCAGCTGAGTGCCTGGAAAGCGGAATATGAGCAAATCCTGAAACCGGAGGACGTTCCTGAGCCCGTAGATGCTCAGCGAGTCTATGAGACGACGGCTATCCGGGCTGAAGACATGTGTTCGTGGTGGGGCGTGAATGGGCATGGTCAGGTCTACAAGTACGAGCTGCAGCCGAACGGTCGAGTCCGATTCGTGGAGGTTGTGCAGCCGAATCACATTCCTGAGAGCGTGAGAGAAGAGTTTCGAGAGATACTCGGCGGCAATGATCAGGAAGCATCTCCCTCTTGTTAG